A window of Streptomyces sp. NBC_01241 genomic DNA:
GCCCGACCTGATCGAGCGCGCCACCGAGGCGGCGGACCTGCTGGTACGGGTCCACATGGGCGACGTCGCCCGGCTGGACCGGACCTCGAAGGACGGCCGGTCCGGCGGGCACGCCGGGGTCCTGGAGGACTACGGCGACGTCGCGGAGGGCTTCCTCGCCCTGGCCGCGGTCACCGGCGAGGGGGTCTGGCTGGAGTTCGCCGGCTTCCTGCTCGACGTCGTGCTCCAGCACTTCACCGGTGAGGGCGGGCAGCTGTACGACACGGCGGACGACGCCGAGCAGCTGATCCGTCGCCCGCAGGACCCCACCGACAGCGCGACTCCGGCGGGCTGGACGGCGGCGGCCGGTGCGCTGCTCTCGTACGCCGCGCACACCGGATCTCAGGCCCATCGCGCCGCCGCCGAGGGCGCGTTGGGGGTGGTGAAGGCGCTCGGGCCGCGGGTTCCCCGGTTCATCGGCTGGGGGCTGGCGGTCGCCGAGGCGTTCCTCGACGGGCCGCGCGAGGTCGCGGTCGCCGGACCCGTCGGCGGCGAACTGCACCGTACGGCGCTGCTGGGGCGGGCACCCGGCGCGGTGGTGGCGGCGGGGGAGACGGCGGGGACGGAGTTCCCGCTGCTGGCGGACCGGCCGATGGTGGGCGGGGCGCCGACGGCGTACGTGTGCCGGCACTTCGTCTGCGACGCTCCGACGACGGACCCGCGGGAGCTGGCGCGGACCCTCGGATCGGGCCCGTCGGAGGACTGAGAGCGCGGATCTGTACGAGGACTACGGGCGCCGCCGCACGGCGGCCGTAACCGTCGCCCCGGTGTTACGCAGCAACCGTCGCCCCGGTGTTACGCAGCAGGTGTCCCGGTCACAGCGTCAGGCCGCCTTCGAGCCTGTCCAGCGCCTGGTGGATCAAGGCGATCAGATCGCCCTCCTGACCGTGCTCGCCCCAGTACAGCGTCACCTCGCGCAGCGCCCCCAGCACCGCCGCGGTGAACACCCTGACCTCCAGGTCGTCGGGGCTGCGGCCGCTGCGGTCGGCGAGTGCCCGGGCCAGCACCTTTGCCGTGTCCGACATGGTCTCCGTCATCCGCGCCCGGATGGCGGGGACCTCCACCATCAGCCGGGTGCGCTGCCGCAGTTCCTCCTCCTCGCTCGCGAGCAACGCCGTCAGCGACTCGGTCACGATGAACCGCAGCGACTCCAGCGGCGGTTCATCGGCCGGCCGGTTGCGCAGCTCGGCCTCCATGACCGGGTCGCACTCGTCGGTGAGGACGATGTCCTCCTTGGCCGGGAAGTACCTGAAGACGGTGCTCGGCGACACCTCGGCCGCCTCCGCGATCCGCTCGATCGTCGTCGCGTCGTACCCCTGCTCGGAGATCAGCCGGTACGTCGCCCGGCGGATCGCGATCCTGGTCTTGATCTTCTTCCGCTCGCGCAGCCCCGGCCGGGGCTGCGCGCCGGGGGCGGAAACGGAAGAGGGACGGGAGGTTGCGGCCATGGTCGTCATTGTCGGCCATGGAAGGGTGCCCGGACCATGTCCGTACCCTCGTCCGCGCCCTCCCGCGACGGCGGTCAGTGGTGGCTGTAGGCCACCAGTGAGATGCCGACGTAGTGCACGGCGAAGGCCGCCAGGGTCAGCGAGTGGAAGACCTCGTGGAAGCCGAACCAGCGCGGGGACGGATTGGGGCGTTTGATGCCGTAGATGACACCGCCCGCGCTGTACAGCAGCCCGCCGACGACGACGAGCACCAGCACCGCGATCCCGCCGGTGCGCATGAAGTCCGGCAGGAAGAAGACCGCGGCCCAGCCCATCGCTATGTAGCACGGCGTGTAGAGCCAGCGCGGGGCGCCGACCCAGAAGACCCGGAAGGCGATGCCCGCGGCCGCCGCTCCCCAGACCGCCCACAGGAGCGGCGTCCCCGTCGAATCGGGGAGCAGGAGCAGGGTCAGCGGGGTGTAGGTGCCCGCGATGATCAGGAAGATGTTGGCGTGGTCGAGCCGGCGCAGCACCGCCTCGCCCCGCGGGCCCCAGGTGCCGCGGTGGTACAGCGCGCTCACACCGAACAGCAGGCACGCGGTCAGGACGTAGATGCCGCAGGCGATCCGGCCGCGGACGCTGCCCGTCAGCGCGATCAGCACGATCCCCGCGACGATCACGGCGGGAAACATCCCGGCGTGCAGCCAGCCGCGCAGGCGCGGCTTCACCGGGAGGGTGTCGGACTCGGCTGTTTCCAGCCCGGTCGGCTCGGGCGCGGCGGCGGCAGCAGTCATTCCCGCATCGTACCTACGCAACCGTAGGTAACGGATGGGAGTGGCAATGCTCACGTGTGCGGCCCCCTGGACATATGGGCGTATCGGCCGGATGATCAAATGAGTGCGGTCGGCACCGGATGAGCGCCAGTGGGGTCGAAGCATCCGGGTCGCAGCCCCCACGGGGCCAACCAAACAGACACCCTCATCAAGGAGCGATCGTGGCGCGCGACATCGCGGCTCCCCTCACTGTCCCCACCAACCACCAGGAGCTCATCTCCTGGGTGAACGAGATCGCAGCCATCACCGAGCCGGACCGGGTGGTCTGGTGCGACGGTTCGGAGGCCGAGTACGAGCGCCTGTGCGGGGAGCTCGTGGCCAGGGGCACCTTCACGAAACTGGACGAGACCAAGCGCCCGAACTCCTACTACGCCGCGTCCGACCCGAGCGACGTCGCCCGGGTCGAGGACCGTACGTTCATCTGCTCCGAGAAGGAGGAGGACGCCGGTCCGACGAACCACTGGAAGGCCCCCGCCGAGATGCGGGCCATCTTCACCGGTGAGAAGGGTGTGTTCCGCGGCTCCATGCGTGGTCGCACCATGTACGTCGTGCCCTTCTGCATGGGCCCCGTCGGCTCCCCGCTCTCCGCGATCGGCGTCGAGATCACCGACTCCGCGTACGTCGCCGTCTCGATGCGCACCATGACCCGCATGGGACAGGCCGTCCTCGACGAGCTCGGCACCGACGGCTTCTTCGTCAAGGCCGTCCACACGCTGGGCGCGCCCCTGGAAGAGGGCCAGGAGGACGTTCCGTGGCCGTGCAACAGCACCAAGTACATCTCGCACTTCCCCGAGGACCGCGAGATCTGGTCGTACGGCTCCGGCTACGGCGGCAACGCCCTGCTCGGCAAGAAGTGCTACGCGCTGCGTATCGCCTCC
This region includes:
- a CDS encoding TetR/AcrR family transcriptional regulator, whose protein sequence is MAATSRPSSVSAPGAQPRPGLRERKKIKTRIAIRRATYRLISEQGYDATTIERIAEAAEVSPSTVFRYFPAKEDIVLTDECDPVMEAELRNRPADEPPLESLRFIVTESLTALLASEEEELRQRTRLMVEVPAIRARMTETMSDTAKVLARALADRSGRSPDDLEVRVFTAAVLGALREVTLYWGEHGQEGDLIALIHQALDRLEGGLTL
- the trhA gene encoding PAQR family membrane homeostasis protein TrhA, whose product is MTAAAAAPEPTGLETAESDTLPVKPRLRGWLHAGMFPAVIVAGIVLIALTGSVRGRIACGIYVLTACLLFGVSALYHRGTWGPRGEAVLRRLDHANIFLIIAGTYTPLTLLLLPDSTGTPLLWAVWGAAAAGIAFRVFWVGAPRWLYTPCYIAMGWAAVFFLPDFMRTGGIAVLVLVVVGGLLYSAGGVIYGIKRPNPSPRWFGFHEVFHSLTLAAFAVHYVGISLVAYSHH